A DNA window from Callospermophilus lateralis isolate mCalLat2 chromosome X, mCalLat2.hap1, whole genome shotgun sequence contains the following coding sequences:
- the H2ab2 gene encoding histone H2A-Bbd type 2/3, with translation MPRQRSRRGGGGGGGGGQARSRTARAELTFSVSQVERRLREGRYAQRLSWSASVFLAATLECLTAKVLELAGNEARHSARRRITPELLDMAVHNNALLSGLFGTTTISQVAQPRR, from the exons ATGCCAAGGCAGAGGAGCCgtcgaggaggagggggaggaggaggagggg GGCAGGCCCGCTCCCGCACCGCCCGAGCTGAGCTGACCTTCTCCGTGAGCCAGGTGGAGCGCCGTCTGCGGGAGGGCCGCTATGCCCAGCGCCTGAGTTGGTCTGCCTCCGTGTTCCTGGCCGCCACCCTCGAGTGCCTGACGGCCAAGGTGCTGGAGCTGGCGGGCAACGAGGCCCGTCACAGCGCCAGGAGGCGCATCACCCCAGAGCTCCTGGACATGGCGGTCCACAACAATGCGCTGCTCAGCGGTCTCTTCGGGACTACGACCATCTCCCAGGTCGCCCAGCCCCGGCGCTAG
- the F8a2 gene encoding 40-kDa huntingtin-associated protein produces the protein MAASTSGLGGGVVPGPEAGDFLARYRLVSNKLKKRFLRKPNVAEAGEQFGQLGRELRAQECLPYAAWCQLAVARCQQALFHGPGEALALTEAARLFLRQECEARQRLVCPAAYGEPLQAAASALGAAVRLHLELGQPAAAAALCLELAAALRDLGQPAAAAGHFQRAAHLQLPLLPLAALQALGDAASCQLLARDYNGALAVFTRMQLLAQEHGSHPVQQLPPPPPQTLLAPAQSQPQPPGPQPGPGATPLVPAAPLPANPGSALPSPVALGAFSEVLVRCEVSRVLLLLLLQPPPAKLLPEHAQTLEKYSWEAFDSHGQESSGQLPEELFLLLQSLVMATHEKDIEAVKSLQVEMWPLLTAEQNHLLHLVLQETIFPSGQGV, from the coding sequence ATGGCGGCTTCCACGTCCGGCCTCGGCGGTGGTGTCGTCCCTGGTCCCGAAGCCGGGGACTTCCTGGCCCGGTACCGGCTGGTGTCGAACAAGCTGAAGAAGCGGTTCCTGCGGAAGCCGAACGTTGCGGAAGCCGGCGAGCAGTTCGGTCAGTTGGGCCGCGAACTGCGCGCCCAGGAGTGCTTGCCTTACGCAGCCTGGTGCCAGCTGGCCGTGGCGCGGTGCCAGCAGGCGCTCTTCCACGGGCCTGGGGAGGCGCTGGCCCTCACGGAGGCCGCACGCTTGTTTCTGCGGCAGGAGTGCGAAGCTCGTCAGCGCCTGGTCTGCCCCGCCGCCTACGGCGAGCCGCTGCAGGCGGCTGCCAGCGCCTTGGGCGCCGCTGTGCGCCTGCACCTGGAGCTGGGGCAgccggccgccgccgccgccctgtGTCTGGAGCTGGCCGCCGCCTTGCGCGACTTGGGCCAGCCGGCCGCCGCCGCCGGCCACTTCCAGCGCGCCGCCCATCTGCAGCTGCCCCTTCTGCCCTTGGCCGCTCTGCAGGCGCTGGGCGACGCCGCCTCCTGCCAGCTTCTGGCGCGCGACTACAATGGCGCCCTGGCGGTGTTCACGCGCATGCAGCTCCTAGCGCAGGAGCATGGCAGCCATCCCGTGCAGCAGCTCCCGCCTCCACCACCGCAGACCCTGCTGGCCCCGGCGCAGTCTCAGCCCCAGCCGCCGGGGCCCCAACCCGGACCTGGCGCGACCCCCTTGGTGCCCGCCGCACCGCTCCCCGCAAACCCTGGCTCTGCCTTGCCCTCTCCTGTCGCCCTGGGCGCCTTCTCGGAGGTGCTGGTGCGCTGCGAGGTGTCCcgtgtgctgctgctgctgctcctaCAGCCACCTCCGGCCAAGCTTCTGCCGGAGCATGCCCAGACTCTGGAGAAGTACTCCTGGGAAGCTTTTGACAGCCACGGGCAGGAGAGCAGCGGACAGCTTCCTGAGGAGCTCTTTCTGCTGCTGCAGTCCTTGGTCATGGCTACCCACGAAAAGGACATAGAAGCCGTCAAGTCACTGCAGGTGGAGATGTGGCCTCTGTTGACTGCTGAGCAGAACCACCTCCTTCACCTCGTTCTGCAAGAAACCATCTTCCCCTCAGGACAGGGGGTCTGA